From the genome of Thiomicrorhabdus indica:
CCTTCAAAAATTGCATCGACTTTTCCATTCTCAATGAGGATAGCAAGCTCTTCAATACTTTCGACTACAACAAGAGGAGCGACCTGAATATTTAGCTCAGATAGTTTTTGTTTTAAATAGTTATTTAAGGGTAAGTACTGTTTTAAAGCATGATCAGAACGGTCAGGACGTTCATTGACGACTGCCAGTTGGAAGTCATCTTGTGCAAATATTGGAAAAGAAAGCGACAAGACAATTAAGGCCAATACCTTAAATCTCCATTTATGTAAGTAAATCATTTGCCAATCCAGCGGTGATCTTTTAAATCAACTATATAACAGAGTGATGTTCAATAAATGAAGATTTATGACAAAGGCAATACATTATATCTTGCCTTTCTTAACGGTGTTTATGGTAGTTTTGCTTCGCTCAACTGCCGGTGATATCTATAATTCGATATCAAAGTAAACGTTTTGTACATCATCTACGTTTTCAAGCGCTGCAATGAACTTTTCAAAGTTTTCTAAATCTTCGCCTTCAAGTTTTTTGGTGAGGTTAGGTACAAATTGAATCTCATCTACATCAAATTCAATTCCCTCAAATGCTTCCATCAACGCCGTTTTTGCTTTGTTATATTCTGTATTTGGCACAAATACAGTCGCTTTAGCATCCTCAACTTCTACGTCAGTGACATCCACATCAGCCATCAACAAAGCTTCAAGAATTTCTTCGTCATCTTCCGCTGAAAAAACAAAGATTGCTGCGTGATCGAACATGTGAGCGACAGATCCAGGTGTTCCAATTTTTGCATTGGCTTTGTTAAAAACGCCACGTAAATCACCAAATGTACGATTAGGGTTGTCAGTTAAACAATCGATAATTACCATTGAGCTTCCTGGGCCATAGCCTTCGTAGCGAGCAACAGAAAAATCTTCGCCGCCTCCACCGGTGGCTTTATCAAGGGCTTTTTCAATTACGTGTGCTGGCACTTGCTCTTTTTTTGCGCGTTCAATCAAACCGGCCAAAGCAAGGTTTCCAGAGGTTTCTGCACCACCGCTTTTTGCACACATATAGATTTCTTTCGAAAATTTACTGTAAACCTTAGCTTTTTGATCCGAGGTTTTCGCCATCGATTCTTTACGGTTTTGGTAAGCTCTTCCCATACTAATCTCCGTGGGTAATCATTAAGTCGTTATTATTAAATTTCTGTGAATTGAATTGGTTTTAGAGTTTTTTCAAGTAAGCTGCGACCAATACAATTTGCGTGCCGTTTACTTTACCTTCAACATGCAAAGGGTTATCACTCATTCGAATACCTTTAACAGTGGTCCCACGCTTCGCAGTAAAGTTCGCACCTTTAACAACAAGGTCTTTGATTAAGGTTACATCGTCACCTTCTTTAAGAGGGGTGCCGTTCGAATCGACCGTGTTGGAGATTTCTTCTTCTTGAGCAATACCGGCTTTCGCCCACTCTAGCACATCGTCTTCAAGGTACATCATATCCAAAAGGTCTTGAGGCCAGCCTTCAGCGCGAAGACGGTCAAGCATACGGTAAGCCACAACTTGAACGGCTGTTACAGGCGACCACATTGAATCATTCAAGCAGCGCCAATGATTAGCATCCATTGGAGACACTTCGGTGATTTGATTACGACAGGTTTCGCAAGCAAATACGCTTTGTTCTGCTGTCCCATCAGAAGGGTCAACACTCAATACCTGAACATTTTCGGTACTTCCACATAGTTCACATTTATGGCCACTGCGTTCAATGAGTGCTTGTTCAACTGACATCTTAAGAATCTCCTAAATTTCAAAACGCATATTATGCCCGAAATGAATCGATTTTTGACTATTGCATGAAAAGTTTCGTGAAAGCCGAAGATAAAAACTTTAGAATTAAGTTTTTACTTTAATGCCTAACTTTTTCTTTGGATGATTAATTTGCCATTTGACTTATCAATAGACTATTTTGCGGTTCTTGGAGTGCATTATGGTGCCAGTACCGACCAGGTCAAAAAAGCATATCGAAAAATGGCGCGACGTTATCATCCAGACGTTTCCAAAATTCGCGATGCAAAGGAAAAATTCCAAGAAATTTCCGAGGCGTATGAGATTCTTCGTAAATATCGGGAAGATTACTGTCGCCAATATAGTCGTAAGTTAGAAGAAAAAAGGACACAGTCACGTTATCAACAGGCTCGAAGTGCTCAAGCAGCATCTACAAGTCCGAATCGTTCAGCGAGAGAGGCTAAAAACCATACCCGTGCAAAGGATCCAAAATGGCAGGATCAACGCAAACATGATAAGCAGCAAGACTATGGTTTTCAATCTGACTCTAGAGCTAAATCTGATAAAAACCAGCATTCGGAACACAGTAAGCAACAGGAGTTTCAATGGGAATTCCAGTCGCGTTATGAAGGCGTTCATAGACCGATTCATGGAAAAGACCGAATCATCGAGTATCCGCTTACCCTACGGTATGCAATTCGTCAGTTACGAATTGGACGTTTTTATGTGCCGGGGCTAAAGGTCAGCATGAAGTTTACCCGTCAGGCATTTGAGGGAAAAACGTTCCGTATTGCTGGTAAAGGATATCGTGGACTGTTTGGAGGGCGGGATGGTGACTTTTTGGTGAGGTTTCAGATTCGATTGGATGAAGAACGATTTGAGCTTAAAGACGGTGATCTTTATGCAAAATACTTTGTTGCACCTTCTCTGCTGCATCCTGGTCGGACTATTATGCTTGATACCCCCGGAGGGCGCGTCGATTTGGTTTTACCTGAAAACTTTGCCAAACAGGAATACTTTAAAGTCCCCAAAATGGGGTTGCCAGAAGACGAATTTCACCGGCCGGGAGATTTATTTGTGAAAATTTTGCCGCGTGAAACTGAGAAAACCAAACCTCAACAAAAAACACAGTCCTCTTCCACATCAAAGCAAACGAGAGGCTTTGAAGTAAAAAACTCGCAATAATCGGTTTAAATATTTAAATCCTGTTGCACAGGGCTTGAAATTTAACGCTTAATCCATACAAATAAGTCAGATTAATGACTAAATCTTAACCAGTTACATATTGGATAAACACAAATGCCGCATTCCCACGATTATGATGATGGAAATCTCTTGCTGGAAACAGCTAAGCCTAAGTTGAAACCACCTCGCCGTTATCAAGTGGTGTTGATGAATGATGATTTCACGCCGATGGATTTTGTAGTGGAAGTCTTGCAGGAGTTTTTTGGAATGGATTTAGAAAAAGCCAATAGTGTCATGATGCAAGTTCATCGCAATGGCAAAGGCGTGTGTGGTGTATACAGTCGAGAAGTCGCTGAAATGAAAGTTAACCAGGTGAATCGTTATTCTCGAGAAAACGGCCACCCACTAATGTGTCAATTGGAGATGCTTTAATGCTAAGCAAAGGGCTACAAATGAACTTGAGTAATGCGTTTGGCATTGCTCATAAATACGAGCATGAATTTGTGACACTTGAGCACTTATTACTTGAATTGCTAAACGAAGAATCGGTTCAAGAGGTTGTTGCTGCTTGTGGTGCCGATGTAGATGCCATTGAAACAGGGTTGATAGATTACCTTGAATCTGAAGAAGCCGCACCAAATGTAGCCGAGCTGCAACCGACCATGAGTTTTCAACGAGTCATTGAGCGTGCAATCTATTTCGTGCAAGGTCACGGCTACCCTGAAGTTTCAGCGGTACATGTCTTTGTTTCGTTATTTGGAGAAGAGGAATCGCACGCAGTCTATTTGCTTGAAGTGCATGGCGTAGATCGCTTGAAAGTTCAGCAGTTTCTATCACATGGCGTGGCGTCAGAATCTGAAGATCATTTGCCGATTCAATCGGAAAACAGCGAATCTGAAACATCACCGGCCGGTGAGAAAGGTGAAGCTGATCCCTTAAGCTCTTATACAACTGATCTCAATGCAGAAGTTGAAGCAGATCGTATTGACCCGATTATTGGCCGAGCATGGGAGTTAGAGCGGACGCAAGAAGTGCTCAGTCGTCGCCGGAAAAATAATCCCTTGCTAGTGGGTGAGCCCGGAGTTGGAAAAACGGCCGTTGCAGAAGGTTTAGCCTACAAAATTGTTAAAGGCGAAGTGCCTGAGAGCTTGAAAGAGGCACGTGTTTATACTCTAGATATGGGTGCTTTGTTGGCGGGGACACGTTATCGCGGTGATTTTGAAAAGCGATTTAAAGCGCTGCTTAAAGCTTTGCAAGAGCATGAAGACTCGATTTTATTTATTGATGAGATTCATACGGTCATTGGAGCTGGAGCGGTTCAGGGAGGTGCAATGGATGCCTCAAATTTAATGAAACCTGCTTTGTCATCTGGAAAACTGCGTTGTATTGGTGCGACCACATATGAGGAGTTTCGTGGAATTTTTGAAAAAGATCGTGCATTAGCTCGACGTTTTCAAAAGGTGGATATTAATGAGCCGACACAGGCCGAATGTGTGCAGATTTTAAAAGGGTTAAAAACACAATATGAATCTCATCATAATGTGAAATATACGCTTCCAGCGATTAAAGAAGCTGTTGCTTTATCTGCACGATATATTACTGAGCGTCATTTGCCGGATAAAGCGATTGATGTGATTGATGAAGCGGGTGCGAAGCAAGCCTTGGCTGTGCCTTCTAAGCGAAAAAAACAGATTGGTGTGCACGAGATTCAACAAATTGTTGCTTCAATTGCCAGAATTCCAGTAACCCAAATTACCCAAAAAGAGCGCGATAAACTACATGACTTAGAACCGAGTTTAAAACGTGTGATTTTTGGGCAAGACAATGCGGTTGAGCAAGTGGTTTCAGCGATTAAACTTGCTCGTTCTGGATTGGCTGACCCAAATAAGCCAACGGCTTCTTTTCTGTTTGCAGGGCCTACTGGTGTCGGAAAAACTGAATTGACACAGCAGTTAGCAAATCACTTGGGTGTTGAAATGATTCGTTTTGATATGTCGGAATACATGGAGCGTCATACGGTTTCTCGTCTGATTGGGGCACCACCGGGTTATGTTGGCTTTGATCAAGGTGGGTTGTTGACTGAAGCAGTGAATAGGCAGCCGCACGCAATTGTCTTGTTGGATGAAATCGAAAAAGCGCATCCAGACGTATTTAATATTCTGTTACAAGTGATGGATCATGGAACTCTAACCGATAATAACGGGCGTAAAGCAGACTTTCGTAATGTGACGTTGATTATGACTTCTAATGTAGGGGCGGAGCAAATGGCTCGTGCAAGCATTGGCTTCACTATGCAAGATCACAGTCAAGATTTCGATGGCGAGCTGAAAAAAGTTTTCACCCCAGAGTTTCGAAACCGCTTGGATGGCGTGATTCAGTTTAATCGATTATCACAAGATTCGATGGAATCTGTAGTCAATAAGTTTATCTATCAGTTAGAAAGTTTGTTGCTTGAGAAAAAAGTTTCAATAAAACTTACGCAGTCAGCAAGAAGTTGGTTAGCAAAACATGGGTATGATCCATTAATGGGGGCAAGACCAATGGCACGATTAGTCAAAGAAAAATTGAAACAACCTATTTCTGAGATGTTGCTATTCGGGGATTTGAAAAATGGTGGAAAGGTTACGGTTGACTGTGAAGAAGATCGTTTGAAATTTAAAGAAGAGGCGGGTGCATAAATTGATTGTTGCTACCGAGAACTGAATTGTTTAGGGAATAAACAAAGGGAATAAACAAAGGGAATAAACAAAAAAACCTCCAAGGAAGCGATCCAAAGAGGTTTTTTTTAAGGGTAGAGATTTATTAGTTTTAAACTTACTTAGCGCTTATTTGCCGCGATAAGTAATACGACCTTTTGTTAAATCGTAAGGCGTTAGTTCAACTTTTACTGAATCACCAGCAAGAATTCGGATGTAGTTTTTGCGCATACGTCCAGAGATGTGCGCCAATACTTGATGACCATTCTCTAGTTCTACTTTAAACATGGTGTTTGGAAGTGTTTCTAGTACAACACCATCGAATTCAATTACGTCTTGCTTGCCCATAAGTCTGTTATTACCCTTATTTAGAAAAAAATTTGGCGCGAATTATAACAGAAATTTTTTTATGTATTTAATTATTTACACATAAGCCTTATGGATAACAGCGTTGCCTTTATTAAGTTGTCTATAAGGATTAAATAGTCGACTAAATAAAACGACTTTGCGAGTAATGCTGTTGAGCAAGGGAAAACCAGTCATCCGTAAAATGCCAAGTTTTATTCTCGAAAGATTGGTTAATTAAACCTGACAAATCCCGTTCAAATTCCGCTCGTGGAATTTGCACTGCACCCATACTATTCAAGTGATCTGTTTCCACTTGAGTGTCAATCATTGAAAAACCCCAAGCTTGGAGTTGCATACTCAGGGCGACAAGAGCAATTTTAGAGGCATCTGCATGTTTGGCGAACATTGATTCGCCAAAAAACATTTTGCCAATGGCTACACCATAAAGCCCGCCAACTAGTTCGCCTTGTTGCCAAATCTCAACAGAATGTGCATGTCCTAGTTGGTGAAGTTTTTGGTAGGATATCAGCATATCATTCGTTATCCATGTTCCAGACTGGCCGCCTCTTGGAACTTCAGAACAATTTCTCATAACCTCTGTAAATGATTGATCTAAAGTGATTTTAAATTCTGGATCTTGCATTTTTTGTTTAATTCTTTTCCAAAGACTGCGGCGTATTTTGATGGCATCAACGGGTAAAACACTTCGTGGGTTCGGGGTCCACCAAAGAATTGGTTCTCCAGGATTAAACCATGGAAACAGTCCAACACTGTAAGCATGCAATAACCATTCTGGTGTTAAATCCCCCCCAATTGCCAGCAGGCCATCTGGCTCATTCATTGCAAGACTTGTTGGAGGGAAATAAACAGGTTCTCTATCAAGCCAAAAAGGTGCTTGAGTTGCAGGCTTGAAATGGCTCATGAGCGATATTCCTTAGCTTTGGATTAGAATTATTTACTTTCGTACCCTGTTTTTCAGTATGTAGAGGATAAGATGATTTTTAACTACTTGATTCTATTAACAAGGTATTAACATTAAAAAAGTTAACGGCCATTTTATAGAAAATTTAAGTCACTGGGGATTGCTGTAACCGTTAAAATGGGTGGCAAATTTTATCAATGTTTAAAAATTTAAACCAAACTTAGCCGTTTGTCGGCTGTCTGCGATTTATGACTGATCTTACCCGTAATAATTTTGTACACCTTCATGTCCACTCTGAATATTCAGTTGTCGATGGAACACTTAGAGTTAAGGATTTAATTTCGAAAGCCTCCGCATTTGAACAACCAGCGGTTGCTCTGACAGATCAGTCGAACCTTTACGCTCTTGTTAAATTTTATAGCAGCGCAATAGGGGCCGGTATAAAACCAATAGTGGGTTCTGAAATCTGGTTGGAAGATGAACAGACATCAGAAGTTTTTCGAGTAGTTTTGCTTTGCCAAAATTCACAGGGCTATTTGAACTTATCTCATTTATTGTCGATGGGCTTTCTGAAGAACCAGCAGATTCATCAATCACAGCAAGTGCCGCTGATTAAGCGTGCTTGGTTAGCGGAGTACAGTGACGGGTTAATTGCTCTCTCTGCTGGGCGAGAAGGTGATGTCGGTGTTGCACTTCTTGCACAAAACCAAGCCTTAGTCGCTCAGCGTGTCCAATGGTGGCAAAAACATTTTCCTAACCGCTATTATCTGGAACTGATTCGTACCGGCCGGGAGAATGAGGAAACTTATCTTCAGTTAGCTCTGTTATTGTCTGAGCAGTATTCTTTACCGGTTGTAGCAACCAATGATGTGCGATTCATGACGCCCGAAGATTTTGAGGCGCATGAAGTTCGTACTTGTATTCATGATGGCTATATTTTAATTGACCAAAACCGCCCTAAGCGTTATTCGGAACAGCAGTATCTGCGTTCAACCGATGAAATGTTGGCGTTATTTTCTGATATCCCCGAAGCTCTGCAAAACTCGTTTGAAATCGCCAAACGCTGTTCGTTGGATTTAACCCTTGGCACTTATTTCTTACCCGACTTCCCAATTACTGAAGGCATGACGATGGATGAATTTTTTGTCCAAGAGAGTCATCAAGGTCTGGATGAGCGTTTAGAGTTTTTGTTTGGCCAAGAGACACCTGATGTTCAAGCGAAAAAAAGAGCGGAATATTACGATCGTATTAAGTTTGAGCTCGATATTATTTTGCAAATGGGGTTTCCAGGTTACTTCTTAATTGTTGCCGATTTTATTCAGTGGGCAAAAAATCACCAAATTCCGGTTGGTCCAGGGCGTGGGTCAGGTGCTGGTTCATTGGTAGCGTACGCGCTAAAAATTACCGATTTGGATCCGATTAAATATGACCTGCTATTTGAACGTTTTCTAAACCCAGAACGTGTTTCCATGCCTGACTTTGATGTTGATTTTTGTATGGATCGACGTGATGAAGTGATTGATTATGTTTCACGACATTATGGGCGAGACCATGTGTCGCAAATTGTGACCTTCGGAACCATGGCTGCCAAGGCCGTTGTGCGTGACGTTGGGCGTGTTTTGGGAATGGGTTATGGTGCCGTGGATAGCATTGCCAAACTGATTCCAAACGAGTTGGGAATTAAACTCAAAGATGCAGTTGAAGAAGAGGAAATGAAAGCGCGTCGAGAGTCGGATGAAGATGCGGACCAGTTGCTTGAACTGGCATTAAAGCTTGAGGGGACTGTTCGAAATACCGGTAAACACGCAGGGGGTGTAGTTATCGGTCCCAAACCTCTAGATCATTTTTGTCCTGTTCAGTCAGAAGCAGATGGTTCTTCTGTAGTGACACAATTGGATAAAAATGATGTTGAAACTGCTGGATTAGTGAAATTTGACTTCTTAGGTCTTCGAACTCTAACCATCATTGATTGGGCGTTGCAGTCTATTAATGGCAATAAAACGCCTAATGATGAGGGTTTTTTGGATATTGCGCGAATTCCGTTAGATGATGGGCAAACGTTTGAGTTAATTAAAACGGGTAAAACTACCGGGATTTTCCAGCTAGAGTCGTCTGGTATGCAAAACTTGATTGTTAAACTGCGTCCGGACTGTTTTGAAGACATTATCGCTTTGGTTGCATTATTTCGTCCTGGTCCGCTTGAATCCGGAATGGTTGATAACTTTATCAATCGAAAACATGGTCGCGAAAAAGTTTCGTATCCAGATCCGCAATTTCAGCATGACAGTCTGCAACCGATTCTAGAGCCCACGTATGGAGTCATTCTTTACCAAGAGCAAGTTATGCAGATTGCACAGGTTTTAGCCGGTTATACACTCGGTGGCGCTGATTTGCTCCGACGAGCAATGGGTAAAAAGAAACCTGAAGAAATGGCCAAACAGCGCTCAGTCTTTAAAGATGGTGCTGTAGGAATTGGGGTCGACGGTGATTTGGCCATGAAAATATTCGACTTGGTTGAAAAATTTGCCGGTTATGGTTTTAACAAATCTCACTCGGCAGCTTATGCATTGGTTTCTTATCAGGCCGCTTGGCTGAAAACGCATTATCCAGCTGAATTTATGTCCGCGCAGATTTCTTCTGACATGGATAACACAGAAAAAGTCGTTCATATGATCAATGAGTGTTATGCGATGGGCTTGACGGTTAACCCTCCTAATATTAATTTGGGACAAATTCATTTTAAACCGGCCGGTGACAATGCGGTTAATTATGGTTTGGGTGCAATTAAAGGTGTCGGTGAATCTGCTTTAGAAGGAGTCATTGCTGAAAGGAGTGCAAATGGAGCCTTCACGGATTTATTTGATTTTGCGTTACGTGTTGGTAAAAAACTGAATAAACGAGTGATTGAATCATTGATTCGTTCTGGGGCTTTGGATTGTTTGCATGATAATCGTAATGCAATGTTGCAAAGCATTCCAATGGCTTTGAAACAGGCTGAGCAACAGATTAAAAATGAAGCCGCTGGGCAAAGTGATCTGTTTGGAGAAATGCTGAGTGTTGATCACGCAGGTGAAAATAAGCTTATTGAGGTGAGTGAGCTTGCACAAAAGCAAAAATTGGCGTTTGAAAAAGATACTTTGGGTCTTTATATGACAGGGCACCCAATTGATACTTACGAGCAAGAGCTAAAACAGTTGATAAATCGCTCCTTAATTAATTTGCGTCCAGATAAATGGGAAAAAGTTTGGGTGGCTGGATTAGTCATGGCTATGCGAGCAAAATTTACTAAATCGGGCTCCAAAATGGGCTTTTTAACATTGGATGATAAAACCGCTCGTGTTGATGTTGCCTGTCGACCAGCAGTATTTGAGGCGATCGTTGAAGATATTCAGCCAGATATGGTAGTCATGGTCTATGGCAAGGTAGCAGAAGATACCTTTAATGGTGGAATAAAGGTTGATGCAGAGCAAGTTGTGAGTTTGGCAGAAGCTCGCGTTGAACGTGCTCGCGCATTGAAATTATTTATGAATTCTGAAAAATTGCACTTTGATGATGTGGGTTTGATTGTGGATATTTTTGATGCTTATCAATCTGAAAATGGCTTGCCGTTAGTTGTTGAATATGAAAATAGTGTTGGACGAGTACAGTTGAAAAGCCAGAAAAAATATTCTCCAGAAGATGATTTGTTAGAAATGCTGGATGCAAAAGGTTTTCGTCCAGAAGTTGTGCTCAATTAATTGATAAAACTCTTTTCATATTTAGGCTGTGCTTGGAGTTGGTCTGCTTGCCTATTAATTGTGATTAACTTTCGTAAAAAAAGTCAGAGGTTGATTGTTTTCGGGGTGCGATTTTTTCAGTCAACTGGTAAACTTCCACTAAATTTTTACCCGTAAGGGATAGATTAACCGGCCGGTAGAGATTCATTGGTAAAATGAAGGCTCTATCGGCGATTTAGATTAGATCGCTTGCAAAACTCGCTTAGGGCTTAGCGAAAAATATTTTTATTTGAACATACTGAAGTGCTTACAAGTTCTAGTACGACAGTGGTGTGCTAAAAAAATATTTTGCGGTACGGCATAGTGCGGTTTGCAGGACGAAAATTGAATACTCAGACGCTTAGGAGTAACCATGTCAAACATTGAATCGGTGCTTTCCGAAACACGTGTTTTTGAATTAGATGATAACGCAAAAGCGCAATTTGCGATTAGCCAAGAAAAATTGGATCAAATGCGAGCGAAAGCAGCTTCTGACCATGTTGGTTTTTGGTCAGATTTAGCGCGTGAAAAACTCTCTTGGTCAAAACCCTTTACGGTTGGTTTAGACGAATCAAAAGCGCCGCATTATGAATGGTTTACGGATGGTGAGTTAAATGTTTCTTACAACTGTATTGATCGTCATCTAGAAAATAAAGCCGATAAAACAGCGATTATTTTTGAAGGCGATCAAGGTGATATCGAAAGATACACTTATAAAGAGCTTCATGATCAAGTTTGTCGTTTTGCTAACACCTTAACTGCGCAAGGTATCGAAAAAGGTGATCGTGTCATTATTTATATGCCAATGATTCCACAAGCAGTTATAGCCATGCAGGCGTGTGCACGTATTGGCGCAATCCACTCTATTGTGTTTGGTGGCTTCTCTGCAGAAGCATTGCGCGATCGAGTTGAAGATGCGGGTGCGAA
Proteins encoded in this window:
- a CDS encoding YebC/PmpR family DNA-binding transcriptional regulator; this encodes MGRAYQNRKESMAKTSDQKAKVYSKFSKEIYMCAKSGGAETSGNLALAGLIERAKKEQVPAHVIEKALDKATGGGGEDFSVARYEGYGPGSSMVIIDCLTDNPNRTFGDLRGVFNKANAKIGTPGSVAHMFDHAAIFVFSAEDDEEILEALLMADVDVTDVEVEDAKATVFVPNTEYNKAKTALMEAFEGIEFDVDEIQFVPNLTKKLEGEDLENFEKFIAALENVDDVQNVYFDIEL
- a CDS encoding PhnA domain-containing protein, with translation MSVEQALIERSGHKCELCGSTENVQVLSVDPSDGTAEQSVFACETCRNQITEVSPMDANHWRCLNDSMWSPVTAVQVVAYRMLDRLRAEGWPQDLLDMMYLEDDVLEWAKAGIAQEEEISNTVDSNGTPLKEGDDVTLIKDLVVKGANFTAKRGTTVKGIRMSDNPLHVEGKVNGTQIVLVAAYLKKL
- a CDS encoding DnaJ domain-containing protein: MPFDLSIDYFAVLGVHYGASTDQVKKAYRKMARRYHPDVSKIRDAKEKFQEISEAYEILRKYREDYCRQYSRKLEEKRTQSRYQQARSAQAASTSPNRSAREAKNHTRAKDPKWQDQRKHDKQQDYGFQSDSRAKSDKNQHSEHSKQQEFQWEFQSRYEGVHRPIHGKDRIIEYPLTLRYAIRQLRIGRFYVPGLKVSMKFTRQAFEGKTFRIAGKGYRGLFGGRDGDFLVRFQIRLDEERFELKDGDLYAKYFVAPSLLHPGRTIMLDTPGGRVDLVLPENFAKQEYFKVPKMGLPEDEFHRPGDLFVKILPRETEKTKPQQKTQSSSTSKQTRGFEVKNSQ
- the clpS gene encoding ATP-dependent Clp protease adapter ClpS; this encodes MPHSHDYDDGNLLLETAKPKLKPPRRYQVVLMNDDFTPMDFVVEVLQEFFGMDLEKANSVMMQVHRNGKGVCGVYSREVAEMKVNQVNRYSRENGHPLMCQLEML
- the clpA gene encoding ATP-dependent Clp protease ATP-binding subunit ClpA — encoded protein: MLSKGLQMNLSNAFGIAHKYEHEFVTLEHLLLELLNEESVQEVVAACGADVDAIETGLIDYLESEEAAPNVAELQPTMSFQRVIERAIYFVQGHGYPEVSAVHVFVSLFGEEESHAVYLLEVHGVDRLKVQQFLSHGVASESEDHLPIQSENSESETSPAGEKGEADPLSSYTTDLNAEVEADRIDPIIGRAWELERTQEVLSRRRKNNPLLVGEPGVGKTAVAEGLAYKIVKGEVPESLKEARVYTLDMGALLAGTRYRGDFEKRFKALLKALQEHEDSILFIDEIHTVIGAGAVQGGAMDASNLMKPALSSGKLRCIGATTYEEFRGIFEKDRALARRFQKVDINEPTQAECVQILKGLKTQYESHHNVKYTLPAIKEAVALSARYITERHLPDKAIDVIDEAGAKQALAVPSKRKKQIGVHEIQQIVASIARIPVTQITQKERDKLHDLEPSLKRVIFGQDNAVEQVVSAIKLARSGLADPNKPTASFLFAGPTGVGKTELTQQLANHLGVEMIRFDMSEYMERHTVSRLIGAPPGYVGFDQGGLLTEAVNRQPHAIVLLDEIEKAHPDVFNILLQVMDHGTLTDNNGRKADFRNVTLIMTSNVGAEQMARASIGFTMQDHSQDFDGELKKVFTPEFRNRLDGVIQFNRLSQDSMESVVNKFIYQLESLLLEKKVSIKLTQSARSWLAKHGYDPLMGARPMARLVKEKLKQPISEMLLFGDLKNGGKVTVDCEEDRLKFKEEAGA
- the infA gene encoding translation initiation factor IF-1, coding for MGKQDVIEFDGVVLETLPNTMFKVELENGHQVLAHISGRMRKNYIRILAGDSVKVELTPYDLTKGRITYRGK
- the aat gene encoding leucyl/phenylalanyl-tRNA--protein transferase, with product MSHFKPATQAPFWLDREPVYFPPTSLAMNEPDGLLAIGGDLTPEWLLHAYSVGLFPWFNPGEPILWWTPNPRSVLPVDAIKIRRSLWKRIKQKMQDPEFKITLDQSFTEVMRNCSEVPRGGQSGTWITNDMLISYQKLHQLGHAHSVEIWQQGELVGGLYGVAIGKMFFGESMFAKHADASKIALVALSMQLQAWGFSMIDTQVETDHLNSMGAVQIPRAEFERDLSGLINQSFENKTWHFTDDWFSLAQQHYSQSRFI
- the dnaE gene encoding DNA polymerase III subunit alpha, with protein sequence MTDLTRNNFVHLHVHSEYSVVDGTLRVKDLISKASAFEQPAVALTDQSNLYALVKFYSSAIGAGIKPIVGSEIWLEDEQTSEVFRVVLLCQNSQGYLNLSHLLSMGFLKNQQIHQSQQVPLIKRAWLAEYSDGLIALSAGREGDVGVALLAQNQALVAQRVQWWQKHFPNRYYLELIRTGRENEETYLQLALLLSEQYSLPVVATNDVRFMTPEDFEAHEVRTCIHDGYILIDQNRPKRYSEQQYLRSTDEMLALFSDIPEALQNSFEIAKRCSLDLTLGTYFLPDFPITEGMTMDEFFVQESHQGLDERLEFLFGQETPDVQAKKRAEYYDRIKFELDIILQMGFPGYFLIVADFIQWAKNHQIPVGPGRGSGAGSLVAYALKITDLDPIKYDLLFERFLNPERVSMPDFDVDFCMDRRDEVIDYVSRHYGRDHVSQIVTFGTMAAKAVVRDVGRVLGMGYGAVDSIAKLIPNELGIKLKDAVEEEEMKARRESDEDADQLLELALKLEGTVRNTGKHAGGVVIGPKPLDHFCPVQSEADGSSVVTQLDKNDVETAGLVKFDFLGLRTLTIIDWALQSINGNKTPNDEGFLDIARIPLDDGQTFELIKTGKTTGIFQLESSGMQNLIVKLRPDCFEDIIALVALFRPGPLESGMVDNFINRKHGREKVSYPDPQFQHDSLQPILEPTYGVILYQEQVMQIAQVLAGYTLGGADLLRRAMGKKKPEEMAKQRSVFKDGAVGIGVDGDLAMKIFDLVEKFAGYGFNKSHSAAYALVSYQAAWLKTHYPAEFMSAQISSDMDNTEKVVHMINECYAMGLTVNPPNINLGQIHFKPAGDNAVNYGLGAIKGVGESALEGVIAERSANGAFTDLFDFALRVGKKLNKRVIESLIRSGALDCLHDNRNAMLQSIPMALKQAEQQIKNEAAGQSDLFGEMLSVDHAGENKLIEVSELAQKQKLAFEKDTLGLYMTGHPIDTYEQELKQLINRSLINLRPDKWEKVWVAGLVMAMRAKFTKSGSKMGFLTLDDKTARVDVACRPAVFEAIVEDIQPDMVVMVYGKVAEDTFNGGIKVDAEQVVSLAEARVERARALKLFMNSEKLHFDDVGLIVDIFDAYQSENGLPLVVEYENSVGRVQLKSQKKYSPEDDLLEMLDAKGFRPEVVLN